One Streptomyces fagopyri DNA window includes the following coding sequences:
- the prfB gene encoding peptide chain release factor 2: MAVVDVSEELKSLSSTMESIEAVLDLDKLRADVAVLEEQAAAPSLWDDPDEAQKITSKLSHLQAEVRKAEALRGRIDDLSVLFEMAEEEDDPDTRAEAESELTAVKKALDEMEVRTLLSGEYDSREAVVTIRAEAGGVDASDFTEKLQRMYLRWAERHGYKTELYETSYAEEAGIKSTTFAVHVPYAYGTLSVEQGTHRLVRISPFDNQGRRQTSFAGVEILPVVEQTDHIEIDESELRVDVYRSSGPGGQGVNTTDSAVRLTHLPTGIVVSCQNERSQIQNKASAMNVLQAKLLERRRQEEQAKMDALKGDGGNSWGNQMRSYVLHPYQMVKDLRTDFEVGNPEAVFNGEIDGFLEAGIRWRKQQEK, from the coding sequence GTGGCAGTCGTCGATGTATCCGAAGAGCTCAAGTCCCTCTCCTCGACCATGGAGTCGATCGAGGCCGTCCTGGACCTCGACAAGCTGAGGGCAGATGTCGCCGTGCTCGAGGAGCAGGCGGCCGCGCCGTCCCTGTGGGACGACCCGGACGAGGCGCAGAAGATCACCAGCAAGCTGAGCCACCTCCAGGCGGAGGTCAGGAAGGCCGAGGCGCTGCGCGGGCGGATCGACGATCTGAGCGTGCTCTTCGAGATGGCCGAGGAGGAGGACGACCCGGACACCCGCGCGGAGGCCGAGTCCGAGCTCACCGCCGTCAAGAAGGCGCTGGACGAGATGGAGGTGCGGACGCTGCTGTCGGGGGAGTACGACTCCCGCGAGGCGGTCGTCACCATCCGCGCCGAGGCCGGCGGCGTCGACGCCTCCGACTTCACCGAGAAGCTCCAGCGCATGTACCTGCGCTGGGCCGAGCGGCACGGCTACAAGACCGAGCTCTACGAGACCTCGTACGCGGAAGAGGCCGGCATCAAGTCGACCACCTTCGCCGTGCACGTCCCGTACGCCTACGGAACGCTCTCCGTGGAACAGGGCACCCACCGGCTCGTGCGGATCTCGCCCTTCGACAACCAGGGCCGCCGGCAGACGTCGTTCGCCGGTGTCGAGATCCTGCCGGTCGTCGAGCAGACCGATCACATCGAGATCGACGAGTCCGAGCTGCGGGTGGACGTCTACCGTTCGTCGGGTCCGGGCGGCCAGGGCGTCAACACCACCGACTCCGCGGTGCGTCTGACCCACCTGCCGACCGGCATCGTCGTGTCGTGCCAGAACGAGCGGTCGCAGATCCAGAACAAGGCGAGCGCGATGAACGTCCTGCAGGCCAAGCTCCTGGAGCGGCGCCGCCAGGAGGAGCAGGCCAAGATGGACGCCCTCAAGGGCGACGGCGGCAACTCCTGGGGCAACCAGATGCGTTCGTACGTGCTGCACCCGTACCAGATGGTCAAGGACCTGCGGACGGACTTCGAAGTGGGCAACCCGGAGGCCGTTTTCAACGGTGAGATCGACGGGTTCCTCGAGGCCGGAATTCGCTGGCGCAAGCAGCAGGAGAAGTAG
- a CDS encoding LacI family DNA-binding transcriptional regulator, producing the protein MVKITDVARHAGVSPSTVSYALSGKRPISEETRQRVEASIRRLGYRPHAGARALASSRSNVLALVVPLRAGIHVPVVMQFAVSVVTAARRHDHDVLLLTQEEGAEGLRRVADTALVDALIVMDVQLHDPRLSLLRALDRPSVLIGFPSPAAGLTCIDLDFRAAGELCVDRLAGLGHRVVALVGSPPEVYVRGTAFAQRVVEGFTAAADRNALASSVHPCDASPAAARRVAEQLLRDQPALTGVVVHNEPVLEPLIDAFEQLGLRVPADLSVTAICPDELAENVRVPVTSVAIPSAEVGARAVELLMRKLGGTDVPEATLLTPRLTDRASTAPRSLNP; encoded by the coding sequence ATGGTGAAGATCACCGATGTGGCGCGGCACGCCGGGGTCTCCCCCAGCACCGTCTCCTACGCCCTCAGCGGCAAGCGTCCCATCTCCGAGGAGACCAGGCAGCGCGTCGAGGCCAGCATCCGGCGGCTGGGCTACCGCCCGCACGCCGGGGCGCGCGCCCTCGCGAGCAGCCGGTCCAACGTGCTGGCGCTGGTGGTGCCGCTGAGGGCGGGCATCCACGTACCGGTGGTGATGCAGTTCGCGGTGTCGGTGGTGACGGCGGCGCGGCGGCACGATCACGACGTTCTGCTGCTGACCCAGGAGGAGGGTGCGGAGGGGCTGCGGCGGGTGGCGGACACCGCGCTGGTCGACGCCCTGATCGTGATGGACGTCCAGCTGCACGACCCCAGGCTGTCGCTGTTGCGCGCCCTGGACCGCCCCTCCGTCCTCATCGGGTTCCCCTCCCCGGCCGCCGGGCTCACCTGCATCGACCTGGACTTCAGGGCGGCGGGTGAGCTGTGCGTCGACAGGCTGGCGGGGCTCGGGCACCGGGTCGTGGCGCTGGTCGGGTCACCACCCGAGGTGTATGTGCGGGGGACGGCGTTCGCCCAGCGCGTGGTGGAGGGCTTCACCGCCGCAGCCGACCGCAACGCGCTCGCGTCCTCCGTCCACCCCTGCGACGCGTCGCCCGCCGCAGCACGCCGGGTCGCCGAACAGCTCCTGCGCGACCAGCCGGCGCTGACCGGCGTCGTCGTCCACAACGAACCGGTCCTGGAACCACTGATCGACGCCTTCGAGCAGCTCGGTCTGCGCGTCCCCGCCGATCTCTCCGTCACCGCGATCTGCCCGGACGAGCTCGCCGAGAACGTCCGGGTCCCCGTCACCTCCGTAGCCATCCCGTCCGCCGAGGTGGGCGCGCGGGCGGTGGAACTGCTGATGAGGAAACTGGGCGGCACCGACGTCCCCGAGGCCACCCTCCTCACGCCCCGGCTGACGGACCGCGCGAGCACCGCACCCCGCTCGCTGAACCCTTGA
- the ftsE gene encoding cell division ATP-binding protein FtsE produces MIRFDNVSKVYPKQTHPALRDVSLEVERGEFVFLVGSSGSGKSTFLRLILREERCSHGQVHVLGKDLARISNWKVPQMRRQLGTVFQDFRLLPNKTVAENVAFAQEVIGKSRGEIRKSVPQVLDLVGLGGKEDRRPGELSGGEQQRVAIARAFVNRPKLLIADEPTGNLDPQTSVGIMKLLDRINRTGTTVVMATHDQNIVDQMRKRVIELEKGRLVRDQARGVYGYQH; encoded by the coding sequence GTGATCCGATTCGACAATGTCTCCAAGGTCTACCCCAAGCAGACCCATCCCGCTCTCAGGGACGTCTCCCTGGAGGTCGAGCGTGGTGAGTTCGTGTTCCTCGTGGGGTCCTCCGGCTCCGGAAAGTCCACCTTCCTGCGGCTGATCCTCCGCGAGGAGCGGTGCAGTCACGGTCAGGTGCACGTCCTGGGCAAGGACCTCGCGCGCATCTCCAACTGGAAGGTGCCGCAGATGCGGCGCCAGCTGGGGACCGTCTTCCAGGACTTCCGGCTGCTGCCGAACAAGACGGTCGCCGAGAACGTGGCCTTCGCCCAGGAGGTCATCGGCAAGTCCCGCGGCGAGATCCGCAAGTCCGTGCCCCAGGTGCTCGACCTCGTCGGGCTCGGCGGCAAGGAGGACCGCAGACCCGGTGAGCTGTCCGGTGGTGAGCAGCAGCGTGTGGCCATCGCGAGAGCCTTCGTGAACCGGCCCAAGCTCCTCATCGCGGACGAGCCGACCGGCAACCTCGACCCGCAGACCTCCGTCGGCATCATGAAGCTGCTCGACCGCATCAACCGGACGGGCACGACTGTGGTGATGGCGACGCACGACCAGAACATCGTGGACCAGATGCGCAAGCGCGTCATCGAGCTGGAGAAGGGTCGTCTCGTCCGCGACCAGGCGCGCGGCGTCTACGGCTACCAGCACTGA
- the smpB gene encoding SsrA-binding protein SmpB, with translation MSKGMYVPKESQPKQGGGTAKAKDGKRKIVAQNKKARHDYAIIDTYEAGLVLTGTEVKSLRQGRASLTDGFVQIDGNEAWLHNAHIPEYSQGTWTNHTVRRKRKLLLHREEIDKLASKSEETGHTIVPLALYFKDGRAKAEIALARGKKEYDKRQTLREKQDRRESDRAIAAAKRKQRGE, from the coding sequence ATGAGCAAGGGAATGTACGTACCGAAGGAGTCCCAGCCCAAGCAGGGCGGAGGGACCGCGAAGGCCAAGGACGGCAAGCGCAAGATCGTCGCGCAGAACAAGAAGGCACGGCACGACTACGCGATCATCGACACCTACGAGGCCGGCCTCGTGCTCACCGGCACCGAGGTGAAGTCGCTGCGTCAGGGACGCGCCTCGCTGACCGACGGCTTCGTCCAGATCGACGGGAACGAGGCGTGGCTGCACAACGCCCACATTCCCGAGTACAGCCAGGGCACGTGGACCAACCACACGGTGCGCCGCAAGCGCAAGCTGCTCCTGCACCGTGAGGAGATCGACAAGCTGGCGTCGAAGTCGGAGGAGACGGGTCACACGATCGTGCCCCTCGCCCTGTACTTCAAGGACGGCCGGGCCAAGGCCGAGATCGCGCTCGCCCGAGGCAAGAAGGAGTACGACAAGCGGCAGACCCTGCGCGAGAAGCAGGACCGCCGGGAGTCGGACCGCGCGATCGCGGCGGCGAAGCGGAAGCAGCGGGGCGAGTAG
- a CDS encoding S41 family peptidase yields the protein MSGRDLFCQPRRFGRGAALTLVFASVLVAGAATGSFGDPDRKSPLPSTGSTPATHHKDVAAAAAEAMADGKSPMEAAERAVSRSGDRWGAVYSQGDYEEFEEALDGQYTGVGLWARRERDGRIEVTRVRSASPAAAAGIREGDRLRSVDGEDVDGRPVTEVVSLLRGDADDAAAGTKVRLGLERGTRAWSETLRRARLSTDSVTVHKLPGGVTVIKVAAFTKGAGDAVRTAVGRVPRHAGIVLDLRGNSGGLVTEAVTTASAFLDGGLVATYDVNGDQRALHAAPGGDTTRPLVALVDGGTMSAAELLTGALQDRGRAVVVGTRTFGKGSVQMPSALPGGSVAELTVGHYRTPSGRGVDGRGITPDLEADTGALERAETVLSGLGDPS from the coding sequence ATGTCAGGTCGTGACCTGTTCTGCCAGCCCCGCCGCTTCGGCCGCGGGGCCGCCCTGACATTGGTTTTCGCGAGCGTTCTCGTCGCCGGCGCGGCGACCGGTTCGTTCGGCGACCCCGACCGGAAATCCCCGCTCCCGTCGACGGGTTCGACGCCGGCCACCCACCACAAGGACGTCGCCGCGGCGGCGGCCGAGGCGATGGCCGACGGCAAGTCCCCCATGGAGGCGGCCGAGCGCGCCGTCAGCCGCAGCGGCGACCGCTGGGGCGCGGTCTACTCCCAGGGCGACTACGAGGAGTTCGAGGAAGCCCTCGACGGCCAGTACACCGGCGTCGGCCTGTGGGCCCGCCGCGAGCGCGACGGCCGGATCGAGGTGACCCGGGTGCGGAGCGCGTCGCCCGCGGCGGCCGCCGGGATCCGCGAGGGCGACCGGCTGCGCAGCGTCGACGGCGAGGACGTCGACGGCAGGCCCGTCACCGAGGTGGTCTCCTTACTGCGCGGGGACGCGGACGACGCGGCGGCCGGTACGAAGGTCCGCCTCGGTCTGGAGCGCGGCACGCGCGCGTGGAGCGAGACCCTGCGCCGGGCCAGGCTGTCCACCGACTCCGTGACGGTGCACAAGCTCCCCGGCGGCGTCACCGTGATCAAGGTCGCCGCCTTCACCAAGGGGGCGGGCGACGCCGTGCGGACCGCCGTCGGGCGGGTCCCCCGGCACGCCGGGATCGTGCTCGACCTCCGAGGCAACTCCGGCGGACTGGTCACCGAGGCCGTCACGACGGCCTCCGCCTTCCTCGACGGCGGCCTCGTCGCCACGTACGACGTCAACGGCGACCAGCGCGCCCTGCACGCCGCGCCCGGCGGTGACACCACCAGACCCCTGGTCGCCCTCGTCGACGGCGGCACGATGAGCGCGGCCGAACTGCTCACCGGCGCCCTCCAGGACCGTGGCCGCGCGGTCGTGGTGGGCACCAGGACCTTCGGCAAGGGCTCGGTCCAGATGCCGAGCGCCCTCCCCGGCGGTTCCGTCGCCGAGCTGACCGTCGGGCACTACCGCACCCCCTCCGGCCGTGGCGTCGACGGCCGGGGCATCACGCCCGACCTGGAGGCCGACACGGGAGCCCTGGAGCGCGCGGAGACCGTGCTCAGCGGTCTCGGCGACCCCTCGTAG
- the ftsX gene encoding permease-like cell division protein FtsX, with protein sequence MRAQFVLSEIGVGLRRNLTMTFAVVVSVALSLALFGGSLLMSDQVSTMKGYWYDKVNVSVFLCNKSDAESDPHCAKGAVTAEQKKQIESDLGKMTVVQKVTYESADEAYKHYKEQFGDSPLASSLTPDQMQESYRIKLKDPEKYQVIATAFDGRDGVQSVQDQKGILDNLFGLLNGMNWAARAVMAMMLVVALMLIVNTVRVSAFSRRRETGIMRLVGASGFYIQAPFIMEAAVAGLIGGGVACGFLVVARYFIIDHGLALSEKLNLINFIGWDAVLTKLPLILATSLLMPALAAFFALRKYLKV encoded by the coding sequence ATGCGCGCCCAGTTCGTTCTGTCGGAGATCGGTGTCGGTCTCCGTCGCAATCTGACGATGACCTTCGCGGTCGTCGTCTCGGTCGCCCTCTCCCTCGCCCTGTTCGGCGGTTCGCTCCTGATGAGCGACCAGGTGAGCACCATGAAGGGCTACTGGTACGACAAGGTCAACGTCTCGGTCTTCCTCTGCAACAAGAGCGACGCCGAGTCCGACCCCCACTGTGCCAAGGGGGCGGTGACCGCCGAGCAGAAGAAGCAGATCGAGAGCGACCTCGGCAAGATGACCGTCGTCCAGAAGGTGACGTACGAGTCCGCGGACGAGGCCTACAAGCACTACAAGGAGCAGTTCGGCGACTCCCCGCTGGCCAGTTCCCTGACACCGGACCAGATGCAGGAGTCGTACCGCATCAAGCTGAAGGACCCGGAGAAGTACCAGGTCATCGCGACCGCCTTCGACGGGCGTGACGGCGTGCAGTCCGTGCAGGACCAGAAGGGCATCCTGGACAACCTCTTCGGGCTGCTCAACGGCATGAACTGGGCCGCGCGCGCGGTGATGGCGATGATGCTCGTCGTCGCCCTGATGCTGATCGTCAACACGGTGCGCGTCTCGGCGTTCAGCCGGCGCAGGGAGACCGGGATCATGCGCCTGGTCGGCGCCTCGGGGTTCTACATCCAGGCGCCGTTCATCATGGAGGCCGCGGTCGCCGGACTCATCGGCGGCGGTGTCGCCTGCGGATTCCTGGTCGTCGCCCGGTACTTCATCATCGACCACGGTCTGGCCCTGTCCGAGAAGCTGAATCTGATCAACTTCATCGGCTGGGACGCCGTGCTCACCAAGCTGCCGCTCATCCTCGCGACGAGCCTGCTGATGCCCGCGCTTGCCGCGTTCTTCGCGTTGCGCAAGTACCTGAAGGTGTGA